In a single window of the Natronosalvus caseinilyticus genome:
- a CDS encoding AEC family transporter — protein MEVLLRLLALLAVVLAGAGLRTAGILDATRTSRLNAATYYVALPALIFVATYDQAIASLLSPALPVGIVAVLATTAALAWAVHRNRDSSARRSVAVVQSYHSNLGYLGIPLVAATFDASVTAIASVILGIATLLQAPLTITILVTFNGAETSARRQLVRLLRNPVLLALVAGMVVGSFSLSVPGPFVTGLDVLATLALPLALVCVGASLEFDLPELDPVATGAVTAMKVAVMPAVAWVIFSALAVDGATFTAAVVMLAMPTAVSTYVFSSELGGDERFASLNVFVTTVASVLTLFVVIALVGGA, from the coding sequence ATGGAGGTTCTGCTCCGGTTGCTGGCGTTGCTCGCCGTCGTGCTCGCCGGCGCCGGACTCCGAACGGCCGGAATCCTCGACGCGACGCGGACGAGTCGACTGAACGCCGCCACCTACTACGTCGCGCTGCCGGCCCTGATCTTCGTCGCCACCTACGACCAGGCGATCGCGTCGCTGCTCTCGCCGGCCCTCCCCGTCGGCATCGTCGCCGTCCTGGCGACCACGGCGGCGCTGGCGTGGGCCGTCCACCGCAATCGCGACTCGAGCGCCCGGCGGAGCGTCGCCGTCGTCCAGTCGTACCACTCGAACCTGGGCTATCTGGGGATTCCGCTCGTGGCGGCGACTTTCGACGCGAGCGTAACCGCGATCGCGAGCGTGATCCTCGGCATCGCGACGCTGCTCCAGGCGCCTCTGACGATCACGATTCTCGTGACGTTCAACGGGGCCGAAACGAGCGCGAGACGCCAGCTCGTCCGACTCCTCAGGAATCCCGTCTTGCTTGCGCTGGTCGCCGGCATGGTCGTCGGCTCGTTCAGCCTTTCGGTGCCGGGGCCGTTCGTCACTGGCCTCGACGTCCTGGCTACGCTGGCGCTTCCGCTTGCGCTCGTCTGCGTCGGCGCCTCCCTCGAGTTCGACCTGCCCGAACTCGATCCCGTCGCGACCGGTGCCGTGACCGCGATGAAGGTCGCGGTCATGCCCGCTGTCGCCTGGGTGATCTTCTCCGCGCTGGCGGTCGACGGCGCGACGTTCACCGCCGCGGTCGTCATGCTGGCGATGCCGACGGCCGTCTCCACGTACGTCTTCTCGAGCGAACTCGGCGGCGACGAACGGTTCGCCTCGCTCAACGTCTTCGTGACGACGGTGGCGTCCGTGTTGACGCTGTTCGTCGTGATCGCGCTCGTCGGCGGCGCGTGA
- a CDS encoding MinD/ParA family ATP-binding protein, whose product MIVAVAGGKGGVGKSTMALNIGAELGAVVVDADLAAADLPAGSGRGPDLHDVLVGRATPLDAVDSTGSVRILPCGRTLEGARASDLAELPRVVDALDRRYGRVVVDCPAGLARDVGVQLASADAAVLVTTPSRVAIHDAYRTRQLALALETPIAAVVVNRSRSRRDERLLDPVERHFGAPAVRVETRPAIAEAHSLGRPLRTVAPECPALEVLEELSRMIERRARRPSEHVGTL is encoded by the coding sequence ATGATCGTCGCCGTCGCCGGCGGAAAAGGCGGCGTCGGCAAGTCGACGATGGCGCTAAATATCGGCGCCGAACTCGGAGCGGTCGTCGTCGACGCGGACCTCGCCGCCGCCGACCTCCCGGCGGGATCCGGCCGCGGTCCGGACCTCCACGACGTCCTCGTCGGCCGGGCGACGCCCCTGGACGCCGTCGATTCGACCGGGTCCGTCCGGATCCTCCCCTGCGGACGTACCCTCGAGGGCGCTCGAGCGTCGGACCTCGCCGAACTCCCGCGCGTCGTAGACGCGCTCGACCGACGCTACGGCCGCGTCGTCGTCGACTGCCCGGCCGGACTGGCCCGCGACGTGGGAGTACAACTCGCCAGCGCGGACGCGGCGGTGCTCGTCACGACGCCGTCCCGGGTTGCCATCCACGACGCGTACCGAACCCGCCAGCTCGCCCTGGCGCTCGAGACGCCGATCGCGGCGGTCGTGGTCAACCGATCGCGCTCCCGTCGCGACGAACGCCTGCTCGATCCAGTCGAGCGCCACTTCGGAGCGCCGGCGGTGCGGGTCGAAACGCGACCGGCGATCGCCGAGGCGCATTCGTTGGGGCGCCCGCTTCGCACAGTTGCGCCCGAGTGCCCCGCGCTCGAGGTGCTCGAGGAACTCTCGCGGATGATCGAACGCCGTGCTCGTCGGCCTTCCGAACACGTCGGAACCCTGTAA